Proteins from a single region of Belliella baltica DSM 15883:
- the smc gene encoding chromosome segregation protein SMC, with amino-acid sequence MLLSKLEIKGFKSFGDRMVIHFDKGITGVVGPNGCGKSNVVDAIRWVLGEQKSRMLRSDKMENVIFNGTKTRKPTNLAEVSLTFENTRNLLPTEYTHVTITRRYYRSGESEYLLNGIACRLKDITNLFMDTGINSNSYAIIELKMIEELLNDKNNSRRDLFEEAAGISKFKARKKETLRKLEDTDGDLDRVQDVLFEIEKNLKSLEKQAKQTAKYFEIKQEYKEASINLAKKSVANNSEALIQLNNKIEAENDNKVMVNAKIAEKEAFLEFSKADLIQKEKLLSSRQKTLNDHVNKIRQFESDKKIKNERLRFLEDRAQKLREQIDSDRKSNDRAGFSIRSLEQELDSANKMLSEKEIIVEQLREAYDNQKSSQTTIQEKQKEISKEFTLKKDIVYQISKDKEIKQIQLSTLKQELEKTATDDNSQEANLADFEDKLHLIKKELDQKTSELSKIKAKEEDQNLKVEEHNKVIEMIREEVTQTSRKLDAKQNEYNLTKSLVENLEGFPEAIKFLKKNSNWGKDTPLLSDILTTDERYRVTIENYLEGYMNYYVVDTQDQAIMAVNLLSDAARGKANFFVLEHFDKFQASQNKLFSNAIAATEIIEFDEKYSKLISFILDDVYIVNGEYHDFPIDQNSIFITESGKFTKRKFSISGGSVGLFEGKRIGRAKNLEKLEKEIKELNKKVSSTRANLDKKISDLLKIKEVSYKSKIEQLQQEINEINQEYVSVRTKKEQLSEMLSSNANKREDIIERIDELQESLSQLIPQLEEENAKFQYLETEVENLTEQLQSESESLSHKSAAFNQENILFHQHLNRVSSLEQEIEFKKSAFDASKERIEKSHLEHSSIDQEIKSLLDNNEIKDDELIELYTEKESIEKGVNEAEKDYYASRGEIDTADKQIRELQKSKEGIDNIIQELLNALNEVKLKLNSMKERLSVEFEIDLDSLMEENPEVDEAYISLDDSEIRQTVQKCKERLEKIGPINPMAMEAYDEIKERHTFITEQREDLIKAKNSLLKTINEIDQVAKDTFLDAFGKIKENFVKVFRSLFTEQDDCDLKLVDPDNPLESPIEIMAKPKGKRPLTINQLSGGEKTLTATSLLFAIYLLKPAPFCIFDEVDAPLDDANIDKFNNIIQTFSKESQFIIVTHNKRTMASTDIIYGITMIEAGVSRVVPVDLRELA; translated from the coding sequence ATGCTACTAAGTAAGCTAGAGATAAAAGGCTTCAAAAGTTTTGGTGATAGAATGGTCATTCATTTTGACAAAGGCATTACTGGTGTCGTAGGCCCAAATGGATGTGGTAAATCCAATGTAGTAGATGCAATAAGATGGGTGCTAGGTGAGCAAAAATCAAGAATGCTCCGCTCCGATAAGATGGAGAATGTTATTTTTAATGGGACCAAAACAAGGAAGCCAACAAACCTCGCTGAGGTTTCGCTTACTTTTGAAAATACAAGAAATTTACTTCCAACAGAATATACACACGTCACTATCACAAGAAGATATTACAGGAGTGGCGAAAGTGAATATTTGCTCAATGGCATTGCTTGTAGATTGAAGGACATCACCAATCTATTTATGGATACAGGAATCAACTCCAATAGTTATGCAATTATTGAGTTGAAAATGATTGAAGAATTGCTCAATGACAAGAATAATTCAAGGAGAGATCTTTTTGAAGAAGCAGCTGGAATTTCAAAATTCAAAGCAAGAAAAAAAGAAACGCTTCGCAAACTTGAAGATACAGATGGAGATCTAGATCGTGTACAAGATGTACTTTTTGAAATTGAAAAAAATCTCAAAAGCTTGGAAAAACAAGCTAAACAAACTGCAAAATATTTTGAAATCAAGCAAGAATATAAGGAAGCTAGTATCAATCTAGCTAAAAAATCTGTAGCGAATAATAGCGAAGCCTTGATTCAATTGAATAATAAAATTGAGGCAGAGAATGACAATAAAGTCATGGTCAATGCTAAAATAGCTGAAAAAGAAGCCTTTCTTGAGTTTAGTAAAGCAGATTTGATTCAAAAAGAAAAGTTACTTTCTTCCAGACAGAAAACACTCAATGATCATGTCAATAAAATACGACAGTTTGAATCCGATAAGAAAATAAAAAACGAAAGACTGAGGTTTTTGGAAGATAGGGCACAAAAACTCAGAGAACAAATCGATTCTGACCGGAAGTCAAATGATCGTGCAGGGTTCAGCATCAGGTCTCTTGAGCAAGAATTAGATAGTGCTAATAAAATGCTTTCCGAAAAAGAAATCATCGTCGAGCAACTTCGGGAAGCTTACGATAATCAAAAATCATCTCAAACTACGATTCAAGAAAAACAGAAAGAAATAAGCAAAGAATTTACTCTCAAAAAAGATATTGTCTATCAGATTTCCAAGGATAAAGAAATTAAACAAATTCAGCTTTCTACACTCAAGCAAGAGTTAGAAAAAACAGCCACAGACGATAATAGTCAAGAAGCAAATCTTGCTGATTTTGAAGATAAATTACATTTGATCAAAAAAGAATTAGATCAAAAAACTTCCGAACTAAGCAAAATTAAGGCTAAAGAAGAAGATCAAAATCTCAAAGTAGAAGAGCATAACAAGGTCATTGAAATGATTAGGGAAGAAGTAACTCAAACCTCCCGTAAACTTGATGCTAAACAGAATGAATATAATCTTACCAAATCTTTGGTTGAAAATTTAGAAGGTTTTCCAGAGGCCATCAAATTTTTAAAGAAAAACTCCAATTGGGGAAAAGACACTCCTCTGCTTTCTGATATCCTGACTACAGATGAAAGATATCGTGTGACGATTGAAAATTACTTGGAAGGTTACATGAACTATTATGTAGTCGATACTCAGGATCAAGCCATTATGGCGGTAAATTTATTGAGTGATGCAGCCCGAGGAAAAGCTAATTTCTTTGTTTTGGAGCATTTTGACAAATTTCAAGCTTCACAAAACAAGCTTTTTTCAAATGCGATTGCTGCTACTGAAATTATTGAATTTGATGAAAAATATTCCAAACTGATTAGCTTTATTTTGGATGATGTCTATATAGTAAATGGAGAATATCACGACTTTCCAATTGACCAAAATTCGATTTTTATCACTGAGAGTGGGAAATTCACAAAAAGGAAATTCAGTATCTCCGGAGGTTCTGTTGGTCTTTTTGAAGGGAAAAGAATTGGTAGAGCTAAGAATCTTGAAAAATTAGAAAAAGAAATCAAAGAACTGAATAAAAAAGTAAGTTCAACGAGAGCAAATTTAGATAAAAAAATAAGTGACTTGCTCAAAATCAAAGAAGTCAGCTACAAAAGTAAAATTGAGCAACTTCAGCAGGAGATTAATGAAATCAATCAGGAATATGTTTCTGTAAGGACAAAAAAAGAGCAACTCAGCGAGATGCTTTCTTCTAATGCTAACAAAAGAGAGGATATTATAGAGAGAATCGATGAGCTTCAGGAGAGCCTTTCACAACTTATTCCTCAGCTAGAAGAAGAAAACGCAAAGTTTCAATATTTAGAAACTGAAGTAGAAAACTTAACTGAACAATTACAAAGCGAATCGGAAAGTCTTTCTCATAAATCAGCTGCCTTCAATCAAGAAAACATACTATTTCATCAGCACTTAAATCGTGTCAGCAGTCTTGAACAAGAAATTGAATTCAAGAAAAGTGCTTTTGACGCAAGCAAGGAAAGGATTGAGAAGTCACATCTTGAACATAGTTCAATAGATCAAGAAATAAAGTCCTTATTAGACAACAATGAAATCAAAGATGATGAATTGATTGAATTGTACACTGAGAAAGAAAGTATTGAAAAAGGAGTAAATGAAGCTGAAAAGGACTATTATGCTTCTCGAGGAGAGATAGATACAGCTGATAAGCAAATTAGAGAATTACAAAAAAGCAAAGAAGGAATAGATAACATCATCCAAGAGTTGCTCAACGCTCTCAACGAGGTCAAACTCAAACTCAACAGCATGAAAGAGCGCTTGAGTGTAGAATTTGAAATTGATTTGGATAGCTTGATGGAAGAAAACCCTGAGGTAGATGAAGCTTATATCAGCTTAGACGACTCTGAAATCCGTCAAACTGTACAAAAATGTAAGGAAAGATTGGAGAAAATTGGCCCAATCAATCCTATGGCAATGGAAGCTTACGATGAAATTAAGGAAAGGCATACTTTCATAACGGAACAGAGAGAGGATTTGATCAAAGCGAAAAACTCCCTTTTAAAAACTATAAATGAAATAGATCAAGTTGCAAAGGATACTTTCCTAGATGCTTTTGGTAAGATTAAAGAAAACTTCGTAAAAGTCTTTAGGTCGCTATTTACTGAGCAAGATGATTGTGATTTAAAATTGGTAGATCCTGACAACCCTTTAGAAAGCCCAATTGAAATCATGGCCAAGCCAAAAGGCAAGCGACCATTAACAATTAATCAACTTTCTGGTGGTGAGAAAACGTTAACAGCTACTTCCCTACTCTTTGCAATTTATCTCTTAAAACCTGCTCCTTTCTGTATTTTTGACGAGGTAGATGCTCCGTTGGACGATGCAAACATTGATAAATTCAATAACATTATTCAAACTTTCTCAAAGGAATCTCAATTCATTATCGTAACTCACAACAAAAGAACTATGGCAAGTACAGATATCATTTATGGAATTACCATGATTGAAGCTGGCGTGTCTCGAGTAGTACCAGTTGACTTGAGGGAATTAGCATAA
- a CDS encoding redoxin family protein codes for MKNSSILWSFLAFFILSCGKQETFDPKIIIAGKLDNTDAKEINIYLEQEIAVASVEEDGSFRVDFESESTENYYVRAGREGFNLFLSPGDSVYIEANTNDFNESLKFHGDHLAENTFLFERDKLFRESGMGDMMTLMGMEKNAYFDKKDEFFATLKSRLEELELQEEIDKNFVKLEEAYINYQPLLLDSQYPMYNAYLNKIPQDSVDFPKEEVKEKLASLDLTKDDLLKSGSYKALIDRRVGEEVSEIMKQDTTLRGSEDGYEKARFLAMDKLLKNQTVKDQFLFDYIKSNLEYRGPIHVKSSYEKFIAENQSPELQAKLEKIKAKWDPIMPGQQVPDFSFVNINGEEVNLSDLRGNLVYIDIWATWCGPCIAEHPHWDKMKEEYKDKDVSFLTVSIDDSKEPWEKMVKDKNMDGLQWFSANAWKSDLAQHFMVNAIPRFLLLDKEGKIIDPSADRPSGDIRKTVDKYL; via the coding sequence ATGAAAAATTCTTCAATTTTATGGTCTTTCTTAGCTTTTTTTATATTAAGCTGTGGAAAGCAAGAAACGTTTGATCCAAAAATTATCATCGCAGGTAAACTTGATAATACGGACGCCAAAGAAATCAATATTTACTTAGAGCAAGAAATAGCTGTTGCTTCTGTTGAAGAAGATGGAAGCTTTCGAGTCGATTTTGAATCTGAGTCAACTGAAAACTATTATGTAAGAGCAGGTAGAGAAGGTTTTAATTTATTTTTGAGTCCAGGTGATAGTGTTTATATCGAAGCAAACACAAATGATTTTAATGAATCTTTGAAATTTCACGGTGATCATCTTGCTGAAAACACCTTTCTTTTTGAGCGAGATAAGCTTTTTAGAGAAAGTGGTATGGGCGATATGATGACCTTGATGGGTATGGAGAAAAATGCATATTTTGATAAAAAAGATGAATTTTTTGCCACATTAAAATCAAGACTTGAAGAGTTAGAATTACAGGAAGAAATTGATAAGAATTTTGTGAAGTTAGAAGAAGCCTATATCAACTATCAACCTTTACTACTTGATAGTCAATACCCTATGTATAACGCTTACCTTAATAAAATCCCTCAGGATTCTGTAGATTTCCCAAAAGAAGAAGTAAAGGAAAAGCTAGCCTCTCTAGATCTTACAAAAGATGATCTCCTCAAATCAGGATCATATAAAGCACTAATTGACAGAAGAGTTGGTGAAGAGGTATCTGAAATCATGAAGCAAGATACAACACTTAGAGGATCTGAAGATGGATATGAAAAAGCAAGATTTCTTGCTATGGATAAATTATTAAAAAATCAAACAGTCAAAGATCAGTTCTTATTTGATTATATCAAATCTAATTTGGAATACAGAGGACCCATTCACGTGAAATCTTCATATGAAAAGTTTATTGCCGAAAATCAAAGCCCTGAGCTCCAAGCAAAATTAGAAAAAATAAAAGCGAAATGGGATCCTATCATGCCAGGTCAACAAGTTCCTGATTTTTCATTTGTCAACATTAATGGCGAAGAAGTTAACTTAAGTGATTTACGAGGAAATCTTGTTTATATAGATATCTGGGCAACATGGTGCGGACCTTGCATTGCGGAACATCCACATTGGGACAAAATGAAAGAAGAATATAAAGACAAGGATGTATCTTTCCTGACTGTTTCGATAGATGATAGTAAAGAGCCATGGGAGAAAATGGTTAAAGATAAAAACATGGATGGATTACAGTGGTTTTCAGCAAATGCTTGGAAATCTGATTTGGCGCAACATTTTATGGTAAATGCAATCCCTAGATTTCTACTTCTTGACAAAGAAGGAAAAATCATAGACCCTTCTGCGGACAGACCTTCAGGAGATATAAGGAAAACAGTAGATAAATATTTATAA
- a CDS encoding bile acid:sodium symporter family protein, with protein sequence MLERLDSSTLNFDQDSLLLLNISLAIIMFGVALDLKISDFTAIAKNPKSFIAGIISQFIFLPFLTWVFVLIITPPPSVALGMFLVAACPGGNVSNFISHLAKGNAALSVSLTAFSTLFSIFLTPFNFALWAGFYAPSADLMRAISLDYIDIFQTVALILGVPLILGILINNRFPVWSKSATKILKPLSIFIFAVFVGIAFVGNYSLFIKFIGLIFLWVFGHNLMALFSGFSLAKIFKLNLADTKTLTIETGIQNSGLGLVLIFTYFDGLGGMAIIAAWWGIWHIISGMGLAFFWKKSI encoded by the coding sequence ATGCTAGAACGACTTGATAGCAGTACATTAAATTTTGATCAGGACTCCCTCTTGTTATTGAATATTTCATTAGCAATCATCATGTTTGGAGTGGCCTTAGATTTAAAAATCTCAGATTTCACCGCCATAGCCAAGAATCCAAAATCTTTTATCGCTGGAATAATTAGTCAGTTTATATTTTTGCCTTTTTTGACTTGGGTGTTTGTGTTGATCATCACTCCTCCCCCATCAGTTGCACTCGGCATGTTCTTGGTGGCTGCCTGTCCAGGAGGAAATGTTTCTAATTTTATCAGTCATCTTGCAAAAGGTAATGCAGCTCTTTCTGTTAGTTTAACTGCATTTTCCACTTTATTTTCAATTTTTTTGACTCCATTTAACTTTGCTTTATGGGCAGGTTTCTATGCTCCATCTGCAGACCTTATGCGCGCTATTAGTCTTGATTATATTGATATTTTTCAAACCGTGGCTTTGATTCTTGGAGTACCACTAATTCTTGGAATTCTAATTAACAATAGATTTCCTGTTTGGAGTAAAAGTGCAACCAAAATCTTAAAACCTCTTAGCATCTTTATTTTTGCAGTCTTCGTAGGTATTGCATTTGTAGGAAATTATAGTCTTTTTATAAAATTTATTGGATTGATATTTCTTTGGGTTTTTGGGCATAATCTTATGGCCTTATTCTCTGGATTTTCCTTAGCAAAAATTTTTAAGCTAAACCTTGCTGACACAAAGACTTTAACAATAGAAACAGGCATTCAAAATTCGGGGTTGGGCTTAGTCTTAATATTCACCTATTTTGATGGTTTGGGCGGAATGGCTATTATTGCTGCTTGGTGGGGTATTTGGCACATCATTTCAGGGATGGGTCTAGCATTCTTCTGGAAAAAATCTATTTAA
- a CDS encoding lysophospholipid acyltransferase family protein yields MKYLVNEFLRFLVRLALRVFYKEIVVEGKHNIPKGKSILMVSNHQNALIDPLLLATLSGLKPHFLTRASVFQKPFVAKMLNYIQMIPIYRVRDGVRNMEKNQETFDKSVQVLLKKGSMLIFGEGSHSTKRNLRPMKKGFARIAVQALQVNPELDLFILPVAINYSNHNHSGSKVRITFGEVINPKLYSQNSETLISVTYKALLPLVVEIPENQYENNLQLLINKNVDLTSPSAVKEFLDEKPINVKSVKTPYLRNKLMKLFHLPIYWIWLWMAPKVKDEAFIATFKFVIGLVGLPIWYFTFYFVMSELEEKAWAISFLFLAIIFLFSNKNGQK; encoded by the coding sequence ATGAAATATTTAGTAAATGAGTTTCTTCGTTTTCTAGTCAGACTTGCTCTCAGGGTTTTTTACAAAGAAATTGTCGTTGAAGGAAAGCACAATATTCCAAAAGGTAAATCGATACTCATGGTCAGTAATCATCAAAACGCTTTGATTGATCCACTTTTGCTTGCTACATTATCTGGCTTAAAACCTCATTTTCTCACTCGAGCTTCTGTTTTTCAAAAACCTTTTGTAGCTAAAATGCTCAATTACATTCAAATGATTCCTATTTATCGAGTTCGTGATGGAGTTAGGAATATGGAAAAAAACCAAGAAACATTTGATAAAAGTGTTCAAGTGCTTTTAAAAAAAGGTTCCATGCTGATTTTTGGAGAAGGGAGTCACAGTACAAAAAGAAATTTAAGACCGATGAAGAAAGGTTTCGCCAGAATTGCCGTCCAAGCACTTCAAGTAAACCCTGAACTGGATCTATTTATTCTTCCAGTTGCTATCAATTACAGCAATCACAATCATTCTGGATCGAAAGTAAGGATTACTTTTGGGGAAGTAATCAATCCAAAATTATATAGTCAAAATTCAGAAACTCTAATTTCAGTTACTTACAAGGCACTATTACCTCTTGTAGTAGAAATCCCTGAAAATCAATATGAAAATAATCTCCAATTACTTATCAACAAGAATGTGGACCTAACCTCTCCCAGTGCGGTAAAAGAATTTTTGGATGAAAAGCCAATAAATGTAAAGTCTGTAAAAACACCTTATTTGCGTAACAAATTGATGAAGCTATTTCATCTTCCCATTTATTGGATTTGGCTTTGGATGGCACCAAAAGTAAAAGACGAGGCTTTTATAGCTACTTTTAAATTTGTAATTGGTTTGGTTGGTTTACCTATTTGGTATTTTACTTTTTACTTTGTTATGAGCGAACTAGAGGAAAAAGCATGGGCTATTTCATTTCTTTTCCTTGCAATAATATTTCTCTTCTCTAATAAAAATGGACAGAAGTAG
- the hppD gene encoding 4-hydroxyphenylpyruvate dioxygenase has translation MEQDFLPLLGTDYVELYVGNAKQSALYYQYAFGYELIAYAGPETGIKDRASYVLKQDKIRLVLTTPLQENHPIADHIKKHGDGVKVLALWVEDAKKSWLETTSRGAVSYEEPRTIKDENGEVVVASIRTYGETIHTFIERKNYHGIFLPGYKPRKSEYKPTSIGLKYIDHCVGNVGWGEMNKWVKFYEDVMGFKLLITFDDKDISTEYSALMSKVVSNGNGYIKFPINEPAEGKKKSQIEEYLDFYNGSGVQHMAIATDDIVHTVSELRKRGVEFLEVPSSYYDDLLDRVGKIDEDLQPLKDLNILVDRDDEGYLLQIFTKPIQDRPTLFFEIIQRKGAKSFGKGNFKALFEAIEREQELRGNL, from the coding sequence ATGGAACAAGATTTTCTCCCACTATTAGGGACAGATTATGTAGAATTATACGTTGGCAATGCCAAACAATCCGCACTTTATTATCAATATGCATTCGGATATGAGCTCATAGCCTATGCAGGTCCTGAAACAGGCATCAAAGACCGAGCTTCTTATGTGTTAAAACAAGATAAAATACGCTTGGTATTGACCACTCCTCTTCAAGAAAATCACCCTATAGCTGATCATATCAAAAAACATGGTGATGGAGTAAAAGTACTGGCTTTATGGGTCGAAGATGCAAAGAAATCTTGGCTTGAAACAACTTCAAGAGGAGCTGTTTCTTATGAAGAGCCGAGGACTATCAAAGATGAAAATGGAGAAGTGGTAGTTGCTTCAATTAGAACTTATGGGGAGACGATCCATACATTTATTGAAAGAAAAAATTATCATGGAATTTTCCTTCCGGGATACAAACCAAGAAAAAGCGAATACAAACCAACATCAATTGGTTTAAAATACATAGATCATTGTGTAGGAAATGTAGGTTGGGGTGAGATGAACAAATGGGTTAAATTCTATGAGGATGTTATGGGCTTCAAGCTTTTAATCACATTTGATGATAAGGATATCTCGACTGAATATTCAGCATTGATGTCAAAGGTTGTTTCAAATGGCAATGGATATATCAAATTCCCAATAAACGAACCCGCGGAAGGAAAGAAAAAGTCTCAGATTGAAGAATATCTTGACTTCTATAATGGTTCTGGTGTTCAGCATATGGCTATTGCTACAGATGACATAGTCCATACTGTTTCTGAACTAAGAAAAAGAGGCGTAGAATTCCTTGAAGTACCTTCTTCTTACTATGATGATTTGTTGGATAGAGTTGGTAAGATTGACGAAGATTTACAACCTTTGAAAGACCTCAATATCCTTGTAGATAGAGATGATGAAGGTTATTTGCTTCAAATTTTCACCAAACCCATTCAAGATAGACCAACCCTTTTCTTTGAAATTATCCAAAGAAAAGGTGCTAAATCCTTCGGAAAGGGTAATTTCAAAGCTTTGTTTGAAGCAATTGAAAGAGAACAAGAACTGAGAGGAAATTTATAG
- a CDS encoding phospho-sugar mutase has protein sequence MTNVDPIIIAKAESWLKSNIDEKSKSEIQKLLASEDKTELIDSFYRDLEFGTGGLRGIMGVGSNRMNVYTIGMATQGLANYLLKSFPNEEISVAITHDCRINNTLFADTTTNVFTANGIKVYYYREMRPTPMLSFAIRHFGCKSGVMVTASHNPKEYNGYKAYWEDGGQVVAPHDVNIISEVQKITSVDDVNWNKNDALIEYIEADFDLIYLNEVKKLSLSPNEIMLQKDMPIVFSPIHGASGRTVPAALKIYGFENIHIVKEQAEPDGTFPTVIYPNPEEKEALTMAIELGKKVNAELVLACDPDGDRYAACIPDGNGGFELLNGNQGGSLITYYLLSKWREHGKLTGDQFMVNTIVTTELINAICAGFNVTCYNVLTGFKNIAAIIKQLEGKQQYIAGGEESYGYMVGDFVRDKDANSAAAIFAELVAYYKSKGQSIQDVLAEIYMKYGFYKEHLISVTKKGKDGAEQIQALMAGFRKDKPSEINGTKVVKIVDVKESVIYDLLNNKEEKLEMDKSNVIQFYLEDGSKISARPSGTEPKIKYYFSVNEKLPNREAYKAVEASLDKKIQGLMSFFG, from the coding sequence ATGACCAATGTAGATCCAATAATTATAGCCAAAGCAGAGTCTTGGTTAAAGAGTAACATAGACGAAAAGAGTAAATCTGAAATACAGAAATTGCTCGCATCTGAAGACAAAACAGAACTGATAGATTCTTTTTACCGCGATTTAGAGTTTGGTACGGGAGGCTTGAGAGGTATTATGGGGGTAGGCTCAAATCGAATGAATGTCTATACTATAGGCATGGCTACGCAAGGTTTAGCCAATTATCTCTTGAAAAGTTTTCCAAATGAAGAAATTTCTGTAGCAATTACTCACGATTGTAGAATCAACAATACACTTTTTGCTGATACTACTACAAATGTGTTTACAGCCAATGGAATCAAAGTTTATTACTACCGAGAGATGCGACCAACTCCGATGCTTTCTTTTGCAATCAGACATTTTGGTTGTAAAAGTGGTGTAATGGTAACAGCTTCTCACAATCCAAAAGAATATAATGGCTACAAGGCCTATTGGGAAGATGGTGGACAAGTAGTCGCTCCACATGATGTGAATATCATTTCTGAAGTTCAGAAAATCACTTCTGTAGATGACGTGAATTGGAATAAAAACGATGCTCTCATAGAATATATTGAAGCTGATTTTGATTTAATTTATCTCAATGAAGTTAAAAAATTGAGTTTATCTCCTAATGAAATAATGCTTCAAAAGGATATGCCAATTGTCTTCTCACCAATTCATGGAGCTTCTGGAAGAACTGTACCAGCAGCCTTGAAAATTTATGGATTTGAAAACATTCACATCGTAAAAGAACAAGCTGAACCAGATGGTACTTTCCCTACGGTGATTTATCCAAATCCAGAAGAAAAAGAAGCACTAACCATGGCGATTGAATTGGGTAAAAAGGTCAATGCAGAACTTGTTTTAGCCTGCGATCCTGATGGAGATCGCTATGCGGCGTGTATTCCTGATGGAAATGGAGGTTTTGAATTACTCAATGGAAATCAAGGTGGCTCTCTAATTACATATTATTTACTAAGCAAATGGAGAGAGCATGGAAAGCTTACTGGGGATCAATTCATGGTCAACACGATAGTTACTACAGAATTGATTAATGCAATCTGTGCCGGATTTAATGTGACTTGTTACAATGTACTTACAGGATTTAAAAACATTGCTGCGATCATCAAACAACTCGAAGGCAAACAACAATACATTGCTGGAGGTGAAGAAAGTTACGGATACATGGTTGGTGATTTTGTTAGAGACAAGGATGCTAATTCTGCTGCAGCTATTTTTGCTGAATTGGTTGCTTATTACAAGAGCAAAGGTCAATCAATTCAAGATGTTTTAGCCGAAATCTACATGAAATATGGATTTTACAAAGAACATCTAATTTCTGTGACTAAAAAAGGAAAAGATGGAGCTGAGCAAATCCAAGCTTTAATGGCTGGTTTTAGAAAGGACAAACCTTCTGAAATTAATGGAACCAAAGTGGTAAAAATAGTGGATGTCAAAGAAAGCGTAATCTACGATTTACTCAATAATAAAGAAGAAAAACTAGAAATGGATAAATCAAACGTTATTCAGTTTTATCTAGAAGATGGAAGTAAGATTTCTGCTAGGCCCTCTGGAACAGAACCTAAAATTAAATACTATTTTTCTGTAAATGAAAAATTGCCTAATAGAGAAGCTTATAAAGCTGTGGAAGCTTCCTTAGATAAAAAAATTCAAGGATTAATGAGTTTCTTTGGCTAA
- a CDS encoding YihY/virulence factor BrkB family protein, whose translation MIRKLKKLTFFQIIVDSVKDFGSSDSMSFAASTAFYTIFSMPALLIIILNIGTTFYQESEIKDEIILQVENLAGKESALTLTDIMENFSMDSEGVISSFIAFGILAFSASTVFVSLQNAINHIWHIKAKPEKGVLKFVINRLLSFSMVASIGFILLVSLVLDALIVVIFNYFDQYLESIAVVVASIGHLIIGQGILMAVFALMYKILPDAKVRWKDTWTGAFVTMLLFALGKYLISIYMGSSNLGSAYGTAGSLVVLLIWVYYSVVIFLFGAQITYYIAEKVGRGIVPLAQAVKVELREIEVDATGRES comes from the coding sequence ATGATTAGAAAATTAAAAAAGCTTACATTTTTTCAAATCATTGTAGATAGTGTAAAAGATTTTGGTAGTAGCGATTCTATGAGTTTCGCTGCTTCCACTGCATTTTATACAATCTTCAGTATGCCTGCTCTTTTGATAATTATTTTGAATATAGGGACTACATTCTACCAAGAATCAGAAATCAAGGATGAAATCATTCTTCAAGTAGAAAATCTAGCAGGAAAGGAAAGTGCTTTAACGCTCACTGATATCATGGAGAACTTTTCGATGGATTCAGAAGGTGTTATATCCAGTTTTATAGCATTTGGAATTCTAGCTTTTAGTGCCTCTACGGTCTTCGTGAGTTTACAAAATGCAATCAATCACATTTGGCATATCAAAGCTAAACCTGAAAAAGGTGTATTGAAATTTGTTATAAACAGACTTTTGAGTTTTTCAATGGTTGCTTCCATAGGTTTTATCCTGTTGGTATCACTTGTTCTAGATGCTTTGATTGTAGTCATATTCAATTACTTTGATCAATATTTAGAATCAATAGCCGTCGTTGTGGCTTCAATAGGTCATTTGATTATTGGACAAGGAATTTTGATGGCTGTTTTTGCACTGATGTACAAAATCTTACCAGACGCAAAAGTGAGATGGAAAGATACTTGGACTGGCGCTTTTGTAACAATGTTATTATTCGCCTTAGGTAAATACCTTATTAGTATTTATATGGGAAGTTCCAATCTTGGCTCCGCTTATGGAACGGCAGGTTCATTGGTTGTACTCTTAATTTGGGTTTATTATTCCGTCGTGATTTTTCTATTTGGGGCTCAAATCACCTATTACATTGCTGAAAAAGTAGGAAGAGGAATTGTTCCTTTAGCTCAAGCTGTAAAAGTAGAATTGCGTGAGATAGAAGTCGATGCTACAGGAAGAGAGAGTTAA